In the Phoenix dactylifera cultivar Barhee BC4 unplaced genomic scaffold, palm_55x_up_171113_PBpolish2nd_filt_p 000139F, whole genome shotgun sequence genome, one interval contains:
- the LOC103697604 gene encoding GDSL esterase/lipase At1g31550-like, translating to MASSTNKSTATVFCKAMILLQLPLFATVFIFLKSRPATTCYNSIISFGDSIADTGNYLVDFGEKAGPVGHPPYGKTYFRRPTGRFSDGRVIIDFIAQAMGLPLVPPYLVRTSKQDLRYGVNFAVAGVTALDGKFFRDKGMVLTWPQYSLATQIQWFKKLLPSLCSSKSDCESFFSKSLVLMGEIGGNDYNHPFAQLKAIDEIRTYVPSVVNITSWAINSLIELGAKTLVVPGIFPLGCVSAYLTVHQSGRREDYDPQTGCIKWLNEFSEYHNSLLQTELDRLRRLHPRITIIYANYYDAAMDIYRHPLKYGFDAPLAACCGGGGPYNFNLTAMCGAREDTVCSDPSKHVCWDGMHLTDAAYEIIARGLLQGSYASAPITQACLLLEPDVPQLQRVF from the exons ATGGCCTCCTCCACCAACAAATCCACCGCCACCGTCTTCTGTAAAGCGATGATCTTGCTTCAACTCCCCCTCTTTGCCACTGTCTTCATCTTTCTAAAATCCAGACCGGCCACCACCTGCTACAATTCCATCATCAGCTTCGGGGATTCGATCGCCGACACCGGGAACTACCTCGTCGACTTCGGCGAGAAGGCCGGCCCAGTTGGCCATCCCCCATATGGCAAGACCTACTTCCGCCGCCCCACTGGCCGGTTCTCCGATGGGCGAGTCATCATTGACTTCATTG CTCAGGCCATGGGGCTGCCGCTCGTGCCGCCGTATCTTGTGAGAACCAGCAAGCAGGATCTCCGGTATGGCGTAAATTTCGCGGTCGCCGGGGTTACCGCGCTCGACGGCAAATTCTTTAGGGACAAAGGGATGGTTCTCACGTGGCCCCAGTACTCGTTGGCTACGCAGATCCAGTGGTTTAAAAAATTGCTGCCTTCTCTCTGCTCCTCTAAATCAG ACTGTGAAAGCTTCTTCAGCAAGTCCCTCGTCCTCATGGGAGAGATCGGAGGAAACGACTACAACCACCCATTCGCCCAGTTAAAGGCCATAGATGAGATACGAACCTATGTTCCTAGCGTCGTCAACATCACTAGCTGGGCTATCAAT AGCTTGATCGAGCTCGGGGCCAAAACGTTGGTAGTACCAGGAATTTTCCCACTTGGATGCGTCTCCGCGTATCTTACGGTGCACCAGAGCGGAAGAAGAGAAGACTACGACCCGCAGACAGGCTGTATCAAGTGGTTGAACGAGTTCTCTGAGTACCACAACAGCCTCCTCCAGACTGAGTTGGATCGGCTCCGAAGACTTCACCCCCGTATCACCATCATCTATGCCAACTACTACGATGCTGCCATGGATATCTACCGTCATCCGCTCAAATACG GATTTGATGCACCTCTAGCTGCATGCTGTGGAGGTGGTGGTCCGTATAATTTCAACCTCACTGCAATGTGTGGAGCTCGAGAGGATACGGTCTGCAGTGATCCCTCGAAGCATGTATGTTGGGATGGAATGCACCTAACCGATGCGGCTTATGAGATTATTGCCCGTGGCTTGTTACAAGGATCATATGCCTCTGCTCCTATAACTCAAGCTTGCCTTCTGCTGGAGCCAGACGTCCCTCAACTCCAGCGTGTATTTTAG
- the LOC103697606 gene encoding GDSL esterase/lipase At1g28600-like, with translation MASSSTSSLLFPPPHLLALLLILYANPAVSCFNSIFSFGDSLADTGNFLSYAGANASNVGRLPYGETYFHRPTGRFSDGRITLDFIAQRLGLPLLPPYLAGPGEHDFGQGANFAVGGATALANDFFRAKGLNVTWTEYSLGIQIEWFKQLLPSLCSLDSGCHDFLNNTLFLMGEIGGNDYNDPFIQGRTVEEVTTYVPIVISAISSSIKVLIDLGAKTLVVPGNFPIGCVPLYLALFQNSSKGDYDPQTGCINWLNKFSEYHNHLLMDELNKLRQLHPDATIIYANYYEALLSMVRSPGQYGIEVTEAACCGPSGPVNVTSPVLCGDPAATVCSDPSKYISWDGVHLTEAAYGNIARGLLEGPYATPPIARACSRR, from the exons atggcctcctcctccacctcctctctcttgtttccaCCTCCCCACCTCCTCGCTCTCCTCCTCATTCTCTACGCCAACCCAGCCGTCAGCTGCTTCAACTCTATCTTTAGCTTTGGTGACTCCCTCGCCGACACCGGAAACTTTCTCAGCTACGCCGGCGCCAATGCAAGCAACGTCGGCCGCCTTCCTTACGGCGAGACCTACTTCCACCGTCCCACTGGCCGGTTCTCCGATGGGCGAATCACCCTTGACTTCATTG CACAACGCCTGGGACTGCCTCTCCTGCCGCCGTATCTAGCGGGGCCCGGAGAGCACGATTTCGGGCAAGGGGCAAACTTTGCCGTGGGAGGAGCGACGGCGCTGGCTAACGACTTCTTCAGGGCCAAGGGGCTCAACGTTACGTGGACCGAGTATTCGTTAGGCATTCAGATTGAGTGGTTCAAGCAACTGCTGCCCTCGCTTTGTTCCTTGGATTCAG GGTGCCATGATTTTTTGAACAACACGCTTTTCCTTATGGGAGAGATAGGAGGCAACGACTATAATGATCCATTCATCCAAGGAAGAACCGTGGAAGAGGTTACTACCTATGTTCCCATCGTCATCTCTGCCATTAGCTCGTCAATCAAA GTCTTGATCGATCTTGGGGCGAAGACATTGGTAGTACCGGGTAACTTCCCGATTGGATGTGTTCCATTGTATCTGGCTCTTTTCCAAAACTCAAGTAAAGGAGACTATGATCCACAAACAGGCTGTATCAACTGGCTGAATAAGTTTTCCGAATACCACAATCACCTACTTATGGATGAGCTAAATAAACTTCGGCAACTTCACCCCGACGCCACCATTATCTACGCCAATTACTATGAAGCATTATTGAGCATGGTCCGTTCTCCTGGCCAATATG GAATTGAGGTAACTGAGGCCGCATGCTGTGGTCCTAGTGGACCCGTTAATGTCACATCCCCTGTTCTTTGTGGAGATCCAGCGGCTACGGTCTGCAGCGACCCTTCAAAGTATATTTCGTGGGATGGGGTGCACCTAACGGAGGCGGCTTATGGAAACATTGCTCGTGGCTTATTAGAAGGACCATATGCAACTCCTCCCATAGCTCGAGCGTGCTCGAGACgatag
- the LOC103697605 gene encoding GDSL esterase/lipase At1g28570-like, with translation MASSTFHLLLQLSLLLALLFLQNVHPAATSCYTSIFSFGDSLADTGNFLHYANQGPEARLPYGETYFQHPTGRFSDGRLIIDFIAQAIGVPLVPPLLITSRVRPISLILPSRIKGVSTSLRVSYGIHSVTDHVVVMWVKTQQPYLAGPGDHGFRRGANFAVGGATALDNDFFRARGLDVYWTDYSLATQIDWFKKLLPSLCSSDSECEGIFSSSLFFMGEIGGNDYNEPFIQGISVDEIRTFVPDVISTITSTLKVLIELGAKTLVVPGNFPIGCVPLYLMHFQSPTAEDYDPETGCIKWLNEFSEYHNRLLLDELGKLRRLYPHVAIVYADYYEALLSIFRSPHEFGFEKPFDACCGGGSVHGCCSIPCGDEGAAVCSDPSKHISWDGVHLTEAAYKAIARGLLEGPYTAPPMIQACPHAEQHAALLRNASIRPPAQAYSASV, from the exons ATGgcctcctccaccttccatctcTTGCTTCAACTTTCTCTCCTCCtcgccctcctctttctccaaaACGTCCACCCGGCCGCCACCTCATGCTACACCTCCATCTTTAGCTTCGGAGACTCCCTCGCCGACACCGGAAACTTTCTCCACTACGCCAACCAGGGCCCGGAAGCCCGGCTTCCATATGGCGAGACTTACTTCCAACACCCCACCGGCCGGTTCTCCGACGGGCGACTCATCATTGACTTTATTG CACAAGCCATCGGAGTGCCGCTCGTGCCACCGTTGTTAATCACATCT AGGGTGAGACCCATAAGCCTTATCCTTCCATCAAGGATTAAGGGAGTTTCCACTTCTCTAAGAGTCAGTTACGGGATTCATTCTGTAACTGACCACGTTGTGGTCATGTGGGTCAAAACCCAACAACCGTATCTAGCAGGACCCGGCGATCATGGTTTTCGGCGTGGGGCGAACTTTGCGGTGGGAGGGGCGACGGCGCTGGACAACGACTTCTTCAGGGCTAGGGGTCTCGATGTTTATTGGACCGACTACTCGTTGGCCACTCAGATCGACTGGTTCAAGAAACTGCTGCCTTCGCTCTGCTCCTCCGACTCAG AATGCGAAGGTATCTTCAGCAGCTCCCTTTTCTTCATGGGAGAGATTGGAGGCAATGATTACAACGAGCCGTTTATTCAAGGAATAAGTGTGGACGAGATTCGGACCTTTGTTCCCGATGTCATCTCTACCATTACCTCGACACTGAAA GTGTTGATCGAACTTGGGGCGAAGACATTGGTGGTTCCAGGTAACTTTCCGATTGGATGTGTCCCACTATATTTGATGCACTTCCAAAGCCCAACAGCAGAAGATTACGATCCAGAAACGGGTTGTATCAAATGGTTAAACGAGTTCTCAGAGTACCACAATCGCCTACTCCTGGATGAACTCGGCAAGCTTCGTCGACTTTACCCACATGTCGCCATCGTCTATGCCGACTATTACGAAGCACTATTGAGCATCTTCCGATCTCCACATGAATTTG GATTCGAGAAACCTTTTGATGCATGCTGTGGGGGTGGCAGTGTCCATGGTTGTTGTTCCATACCCTGTGGAGATGAAGGTGCTGCAGTCTGCAGCGATCCATCAAAGCACATTAGCTGGGACGGAGTGCACCTAACGGAGGCGGCTTACAAGGCAATTGCTCGTGGTTTATTAGAAGGACCATACACTGCTCCTCCCATGATCCAAGCATGCCCGCACGCAGAGCAGCATGCTGCTCTTCTCCGAAACGCTTCTATCCGACCACCTGCGCAAGCTTACAGTGCTTCTGTTTAG